A segment of the Leptolyngbya sp. NIES-3755 genome:
GTCGAAGGGTATCAACTCCCGCTTCGGACAGTCCAGCATATCGAACTTTGCCCTCTTGGATCAAATCCGCGATCGCGCCCACGGTTTCTTCAATGGGCACATTCGGATCAACTCGTGCTGGATAGTACAAATCAATGTAATCGACTCCTAACCGCTGCAAGCTGTAAGCCAGAAAGTTCCGCACTGCAACGGGGCGATTGTCTGCACCAATAAAATTACCTTTATGATCTCGAAGCTGTCCGAACTTGACTGCAATGAAAACGCGATCGCGGGGAATCTCTTTGATCGCTTCACGGATCAGCAGTTCATTGTGTCCCATTCCGTAGAAATCACCCGTATCGAGAAAGTTGATACCAATGTCGATCGCGTGTCGAATAGTCGCAATACTTTCTGCATCATTGCTTTGTCGTCCGCTGTAGAAGTCGGACATTCCCATACAGCCAAGTCCTAAGGCTGAAACTTGAGTATTGCCGAGTTGACGATATTTCATGATGTGCCTCTCAAAGTTGAGTGAGTTGCGTTGATTTCATTAATTCAAGATCAATCGGTGAAGAACATGAAATTTTCTAGATAGGCTTGTTCATGTTACCTCAACAGAATTCGGCTACTGGGTCCAACCTGCGTTGGTGTCGATGTCGAGCCTTCTAGTACAACTCGGCTCACCTGTTGGAGTTGATTGTTGCTCAGAATGCCGCTGAGATTTGGATCAATCCCGATTGGGGGCGCAATCGGGGTCGGAGGTGCGATCGGTGCTGGATTAGGTGAACCGCTTGGTGGCGTGGGAGGCGCTTGGATTGGTGCTAAACCTGCTGGAATCGTGACGCGCAATTGAACGGGCATCGCATCGATTCGGAAGGAGTTCACCGTGGGACGGGGTGGCAGTTGCGGATTGGTGTTGAAATTGTAGTGCGATCGAAAATCGAACACAGTCGGACTCGTGCCTCCGGTGCGATCGCTGTATCTCGGTCCTTGTCCATTGATGTCAAATGTGCCTTGATACTGGAGTCCGGTGCTTGGATCGGTTGCAGTTCCGGTATATCTACCTCGGACTACTAATTCATCTTGAATCGTGCCGTGGAATCGAGTTGGGGCATTGTGATTGCGGCGAATCGGTTCGAGTTGACCGTTTGATAGTACGGGAGAGGTTAGAGTGCCGTCTGTGGACACGATCGGGATTCCACGAAAATCAACCCAGAATCGTCCTTGTCCATCGGTTTGAACGAGATTGGGGTTAAAATCTTGAGCCGAGTAGACGAGTTGACCGTTTCTAAAGAAGCGTCCTTGTGAATCGGTATCGACTCTAGTTGTGCCTTGGTTGAAGTTCGGATTTTGGCTCGGAGGAACGACTGTACCCGTAATGACACCTGTGCTGCGGATGACGATTTGAGCCGAGGCAGACTGGACTCCGATCGTACCGAGAGAAAGAGCGAACCCTATGGGAAGCGAAGCTGCCGCAAAAACTGTTTTCATAAATTTAGAACCGGAAAGTAGCTCGAACTGCACCGACCACGATCGGATCGTTGGCGGCGTTGTGGTTGGAATTGAAGATTACGAAGATGCCAGGAGTGAGGTCGAGAAACGAGTTCAATCTGGCGCGGTAGAATGCTTCTAAATGCAGTGCGGTGTCAGGTTGTCCGCCTCTGCTCCCTGTATCACTGAACCGAGGAAAATTATAACCATCCGGTAAGGTACTGTTTGTGATCTTAGGCGGTTGCCCAAAGAGAATTCCTCCGAGATTTCCGGGTACGAATAGATCAGGAAACGCGGAAAAGACCATCCAGTTTGTGGTTTGGACAGAACCAGAGATGTCGATCGCTTTCGAGCTTGTCCATCCACCCCAACCGCCGATCGTGAATTTCGGATTTAATCGCCAAGCGAGTGTTCCCCCGATCGCATGAGTGGTAAATGCAGAATTCGTCGGCGCAAAAGGTGAGAGCAGTTGCGAATCTCCGATACCCGTTCCAAGGAAGCCATCCGGCGATCGAGAAAATAAATAGTGAATGCCAATGTCGATCGTATTCGTGGGCGCGATCGTCAATTGTGCTCCTGCGACATATCGACCTCCGACCAATCCACCTGCATTAGAATTCCCTGCAAACGAAGGCAGTTCGGCGCTGTAAAGTCCTTGCAAGCTAAGACGTGGATTGATTTGCCAATCGAAACCGACTCCACCGATTCCATTCCCGATCGCTAAGATTGGATTGCGCTGACCGAGTAACGAAAGCGTTCCTTCCCCTGCACCTTCTAAGGGATTGATGCCTCGGAAAACATTAGAAGGATTCACGCCAGATGCACCAATCAGAACCCCAAAATTATTTGCAACTGGGAATCGATAGGATAAGTCACTGATGAAAACCTGATTCTCTAGATCGGATTCATAAGAAAGCCGCCCCATGTTGGTGAATAGGTTGGGAGCATTCGATCGAACATTTCCTGTTTGCAGCGTTGTTAAGAGCAAATCCCGTCCACTAAACGAAGTCGCCAGTGAAATCTGCACATTATTCGTTAAAGTTGGCTTCGTTTCTGCTTGACGCTCTGGAGTGCCATCTCTTGGGAAAAGATCAATATCCGCTTTGTTGCTGAATTGAGTCGATACGATCGCTTGTCCAACTAATCGAGTTGTCGTTGAAAACTGATTCTTTTCTAAAGTCGCAGTTCGAGCTTCTAAGTTATCAACTCGTCCTTTCACTTCTGCAAGCTCAGTCGAGAATTCAGCCTGTAGTTTTTGCAGTGCATCCAAATCTTGGCGAGTTACAGCATTCGATCGCTGAGCGTTAATCAATTCTTGAACTCGATCGAGACAAGCATTCAATCCTGCTGCAAATTCGTATCGAGTCAATGCTCGATTTCCTCGAAAGGTTTGGTCTGGATAACCTGCAATACAGCCATACCGTTCTACTAAACTTTGAAGTGCCTGAAATGCCCAATCGGTCGGATGCACATCTGACAATTGAGAAACAGAAGTGACCTGTTCCATTCCGTCTGAGCTAAATTCTGGAACGGCTGAGGGCAGAGGTTCTATAGTGAGTCGATCGAGATCGGGTTGAACTTCTTTAGTGTCAGATTTTACAGTGCTAAATTCTGGCGATCGCTCAGTTTCTGGAGCGGTCACGGTGGTGCTAATTGGAGGAGCGACGGACTGAACGGAGTTCTGAAGCGTCTTCTTTTGGGCAATTAACGGGGGCTGTTGGGGGGGAAGCGCGGTGCCTTCGGCTAAGCGAAAGCTTTCCGCTCCAATGTCGGTCATCGTCAATTTATATTAAGTGTTGGCATTTCCCTTATACCCAAACACTTGTATAAAATCTCACTTTACATAATGATCCACTCGTTGAATACTCAAAATAGTGAAGCGGCTGGATTGGATCACGATCGCTAATTTGTTGTGAGTGCAGTGATTAATTGAGCGATCGCAGGACTAAGATTTGACAGCACAACCACCGAAGCCGCAGCAATAATAATTGTGGTTGCCATCCGTACCATCGCATCTGTGCCTTTTTGATAGACATCAAATTTGTAATCAATTCGATCGACTTTCTCTTCTAATTGGCTAAATTTTCCTTCCAACTTGCCAAATCTTTCGTCAACTTTCTCTTCAAGCTGTACTACTGTTGCATTGAGTTGTAGCAAAGCATCACGAATATCAGTATTGGTTGGATTTTCTGGAATGTTCATTTTGGAGTTCGGACAAGATGAGTCTATTTTATCTCGATCGACCAATCACCCTTCTCTAAATTGTCTCATCTAAGACAGAATCAGTGGGTCGATCGCACTTTTCTCGATCAACTCTCGATCGCTGATGAATATTGCCAAATCGTTAAAAATCTTCCATCTTTGATCAGGAAAACTGATTTTTTGAGTACAAATACTTATAAAAAACGCAGATTTTCAAAAAATAATTCTGAAATCCATATAACTTAAAGCTTTCAGACGTTCACATTTTGGAAACAGCCTATAGAATGAGCAATTGAAATTTCGAGGGAATCGGACTTTCAGACGATCTGAATTTCCCACCTTGGCGTTTCACAAACCCGTCTCATTTGAGACACGAAAACCCTGATTACTTCTCTTAGGAGATTCTTATGAACAAAGGTGAACTCGTTGATGCAGTGGCAGAAAAGGCAAGTGTCACGAAAAAACAAGCCGATGCAGTCCTGTCCGCCGCGATCGAAACGATCGTCGAAGCGGTTTCCTCTGGTGACAAAGTGACCTTGGTAGGTTTCGGATCGTTTGAATCGCGTGAACGCAAAGCGCGGGAAGGACGCAACCCCAAAACTGGCGATAAAATGGAAATTCCTGCAACTCGCGTTCCTGCATTTTCGGCAGGAAAACTCTTCAAAGAGAAGGTTGCACCCGAAGATTAAGCCCACCGTTGTAAGCAGGCAGGAAAACATTTTGGTTCGTCCAACGCATGGGGGAAACGTATCTTGGGCAGCAAGTCTCGCTGGCTGTTCCCCCAGTGCAATTCTTGATTTTTCTGCCAGTATCAACCCACTCGGAACTCCGAAATCGGCAATTGAAGCGATTCAAGCCCATTTGCCGTTACTGCGAGATTATCCTGATCCGAACTATCAGCAGGTGCGATCGATGCTAGCTCAGATCCACCAGCTTTCTCCGGACTGGATTTTGCCCGGTAATGGGTCGGCGGAGTTGCTGACTTGGGCGTGTTGGGATTTGGCGGAATTGGAGCAAACTGCGCTGTTTGTGCCTGCATTTGGCGACTATTTTCGAGCGCTAGATGCGTTTGGGGCAAAGATTCAGCGGGTTCCAATCGAGTCGAATCTGAAAGGTTCTCGATCGACTGGGTTGCTGTTGAATAATCCGCACAATCCAACAGGAAAATTGTTCGATCGTGCTTGGATTCAACAACAGTTGGATCAGTTTGCGCTGGTCGTGGTGGATGAGGCGTTTATGGACTTCTTGCCACCAGAACAAAGTTTGATTTCGGAAATTGAGAAGTATCCGAATTTGGTGATTTTACGATCGCTGACGAAGTTCTATGCGCTGCCAGGATTGCGGTTTGGATATGCGATCGCTCATCCCGATCGGATTAAATCTTGGCAAGAACGGCGCGATCCGTGGTCGGTAAATACTTTGGCAACAGTGGCGGCTGAAGCAGTTTTACAAGATCACGAATTTCAGAAACAGACATTCGACTGGTTGGAAGTAGCTCGTCCACAGCTTTTTAATGGATTAAAAGCGATCCCAGGACTATCTCCGCTTCCAGGTGTCGCAAATTATTTTCTGGTTAAATCTGAACGTTCCGTCTCGCAATTACAGAAACAATTACTAGAACACGATAAGATTCTTATTCGAGATTGCTTGAGTTTTGCGGAATTGGGCGATCGCTATTTTCGAGTGGCGGTTCGCTTACCTGCGGAAAATCAGCGTTTAATTGATGGGCTAACTTCATGCCTGCTGACTACGATTTCGTAATTATCGGATACTCAGAAACGGGAATTTATGCGGCAATCGAAGCGGCTCGAAAACGGGCAAGGGTCGCTCTGGTAGAGCAAGATTGTCAGCCGAAAATTTCACGCGGAACTGTCCTTTCTCAGTTTGCAAAAATAATTCATCAAAGTTCTCGATCGCTCTTCGATTCGGATGTAAAACTTCAGTTTGATTCGATCAATCGATATACAGATGCGATCGCTCAATCTCATCAGGAATATTACGATCGAGCCAGATTAGAAGCGTTAGGAATTGAGTTCATTTCCGGTGCAGGTGAATTCTGTCGCAAGCCCCAGACTGGATTTACGGTAAAAGGTCGAATTCTGCGATCGCGTTCTTATCTAATCGCAACCGATTACACGCCGATCGTTTCCGAAATGGTGAGCGCTTCAGGCGTTGAATTTCTCACTCCGAATTCTGTGATTACGAAGATTCCAGAATCGATCGTGATGATTGGCGATGATGCGATCGGGGTTGAGTTTGCTCAGTTGTATTCCCGATTGGGCGCACAAGTGACAATGTTAATTCGACAGCCGCACTTGTTATCGATCGCTGATTTGGAAACGGCTTTCTTGGTTCAATCTGCGCTCGAAGCTGAGGGAATCCGAATCATTAATGCGCTACATATTCGAGATGTGCGGCAAAACGGGAATCGAAAAATAATCGATATTGAGAATTATACGATCGAAGCCGATGAGCTTTTTATCGCAGCAGGATGGCAGCAAAACGTTTCTAATTTGAATCTGCAAGCATTAGAAATTGATTCACCGATCCAACTCAACGATCGATTACAGACGAATCATCCTCGCGTTTATTGGATTACTCATCCGATTCAATCGATCGCCCGTTATCAAACCGATATTGTTCTAAAGAATCTATCATCTCTGCCCATTTATAAAGTCGATTACGATCGTGTTGTTCAATCTGTTGCAACTGATCCAGAATTTGCTTGGATTGGAATGACTGAAACTCAAGCGATTCGCCGTTATCGTCGTGATGTGATGATTTTACGTTTGCCGTTTAATACTTTAATGCAGGCACAAATCACCGGAGCAACTACCGGACTGTTTAAACTGATCGTGCGGCGCAATGGTCAAATTTTAGGAGCGCATATTGTTGGAGAAAGAGCGACAGAATTGATTCATTTGATGTCGATCGCAATCTCTGAAAATTTGAAAGTGCAATACTTCGATCGTTTTTCTTATGCGTCTCCAGCATTCTCAGAAATATTCAGAACTGCGGCTCACGAATATCGCAAGTTACGACGAAATTATTTTCTGCAAGATTTACAAGAGAGCTACTTTGCTTGGCAGCGAAATCGGACTAATTTGGACGGGCGACGATAACCCCGATCGCATCTTCCACCCGGTTCAAATAAGTCTCTAAGTCTGAAGAAATCTTCACGCCTCGTCCCGGAGCCGCGTGAATAATGCCAACTTCACCATTTGGACTGCGATAGACGAATCCGGTATGAGTCACATCTAAACCAGGAACACGAGTCGCGATCGCTAAAATATCCCCAGATTTCAGTTCACTATACCGACTCCGAATCTGATTCGTCGGAATGTAATTTACCGTTGTCGCATTCAATCGCGCTTCCATTTGCTCAATACACTGATGCTCTTTCTCACTAGCGACTAATTTCGGATATTTCTTCCAATTCGTACTCATGAAATTGAGCGGTTTACCGAGCGATATTCCACCCAACTCTTTCGTGATATCAGTGACAATCCCGCGACGTTGATTATCTTCGATCCAGTACGAGAAGTAATGTAATCGACTACAGTAGCCGTTAATTTCTCCGTTCTCGTATCGCTGTTGTTGTAGATGTTGCGTGAAACGATTCGATGAATAATCTTGATTAACAATTCCACGTGCCATTGCAAGAACAGTTTCTACAAACAATACACAATCGAATTCTCGTAGCGATGTAAAAAGTGTTTCATTTTTTGATCGATCGAGCAATCCTTCTGCGTAAGGTGTTTCTAGAAACTGTTCCGAAACGGCTTGAGTAATTTCTCCAAGCGATCGACGATGCCAATGTTGCTCGATCGCTAATTCCGTAATCTTTTGAAAAACTTTCTGATCCGGTTTCGCTAAGGGTTCTGGAGGCACAAGTGAGATCGAAGAAACAGGCTGTAAAGCGATTTTGGGGGCTTCCGGTTGAATTTCCAGACTTGTCCCGCATCCGAGTAGGAACGCGATCGTTGTCAAAGCATACAATTTTCTCATCGCGTTCCTGCTCAAATCGCCGTCACGATTCTACTGGAAAAACACAGAATGTTCCTACGAATCGTTACTTAGCATCCTTACAGCTAATTTCGCCTAACTGAAGACGACGCGCTTCTTGGGCGACCCGTTCGCACATTTGCCGACTGCCGACTTGACTTTGGAACGAATTAAATTCGTCGATCGACAAAGCTGGCTTCTGATCCGCCAAGATTTGGTAGAAGCTTTGACGAAACTGCTGACACAAATTCCGCACTTGATCGCGTGAACTTGAATCAACCTGACCGATATTCTGACAAACGCCGCTCGGAACATTACCGCCTGTCGCTTGTTGGAGTTGCCCTTGAAGGGTCTGACGACGTTGTTCTAAGGCGACTGCTGCTCGAACATAGCGAGTGAAGGCGGACTCTTGGGCGAACGCGGAAGAATTGAAGGCTTGGGACACGGTTGGGGCAGAAAAATCAGGTGCCCAGCCTGCTAAGACCGCGATCGAAGAAAATGCACCTAACACGATCGAGCGTTTAACGAGCCAACGAGAGAGAGAAGAAAAATCACGGTTCATCATCATAAGGCGGTGTGACATTCCGAAAACTAGCACACAAGAGAGGTACAAATAATCTGAATTATTTTACTCGCAAGAAGTTCCAGGACACGGAAAAAACTTTGAAAGATTTCGGTTCAGAACGATGAAGCAATGATTTCGATAATAATAAAGTAACGAGTTTGATGACTGCCGATGACTGGTCAACTGCTGAATTCAGAAGAAATCGTCACGGAGCTAGACATTAGCCATTTGACGATCGAGGACGATACGCCCGTGGACAATATCCAATCTGAAAAGCAACAACGGCTCCTCGTTGAACCGCTTTACAGTGCCAAAGTACTCTCATCCCTGTTTCTGGTGGCGGCAAATGTTGGGCTGTTCTATAAGCTGAAGAGCGATCCGGTCGTTCCTGATGTCATGCTCAGTTTGGGTATTCAGTGTGCCGAAGACTTTTCTCAAAAAGCGAATCGTTCTTACTTTGTGTGGGAATTTGGCAAGCTTCCAGAAGTTTGTATCGAAATTGTCTCGAATGCGGAAGGCGATGAACTGATTTTGAGCCGAAAATCGCAGCAGAAGGGAAAGTCGATCGCTAAAAAAGAACTCTATTCCCAAATTGGCATTCCTTACTACGTCGTGTTCGACCCATTGCAACGAATCCAGGGTGAGAACGAGATGAATGGCGCAATGTTACGAGTCTGGTCGAATTTTGCGGGTCGATGTACCGAGTTAACTGCACGGCAAGGCATCACAGAGGTCGGACAGTGGATTTGGCTAGAGGAAGTGGGATTGGGACTCACGCTCTGGTCAGGACAGTTTGAAGATGACGTGATGCGGCTCTGGTTGCGGTGGTGCGATCGAACCGGACAAGTCGTTCCCACAGGTGCAGAACTGGCAGAAATTGAGCGGCAACGAGCAGAAACCGAACGGCAACGGGCAGAGGAAGCCGAGGCGAAAGCGCAACGATTGGCGGAACGATTACGATCGATGGGAATTGATCCAGACGAAGTTTAACGCCGTTGGAAAATCTGACAGAGTTCGATCGTTTTAGTTTGAAGCGCGATCGTTTCGTCACTTCCTCGCTTCAGACTGAATTCCAAATCGAGCAAAATTGGTAAAACTCTTTGCAACTGTGCCACTGAAGTCGAGAAAAGCTCTTGTTTAAGAAAGTAAAGCTGTTTCGGATTGTTCAATTCCGCAGCTTTGGCAATTTCTCGATCGTCGCGTTCTCCTGATTCGAGCATTAATTTAATCCACAAGCGCAACCGAAACTGCCCGACTAATGTGCTGACAATTCGCAATGCGGGTTCGTTCTGACGGAGAAGATCCGCCACTAATTCCAGAGATTCAGCGGTTTTACCTTGACGAATTGCGGCAAGTAATTTCAGCGAACTTTGGGTGCTGGCAGTGACCAGCGGCGCGATCGCATTCTCATCCAGCGGCTTTTTCGTTTCCCCTGCAAACACTTTCAGCTTTTCGAGTTCGCTATAAAGCTGGCGGGTATCATTTCCGACCGCTTCGGTGACGTAATCGATCGCTTTCGAGGTCAATTTCAAATCCAATTCCTGAGCCACTTGCTGCACTTGTTTCGCAATCAGTTCCGTTTTCCAGGGCGGAATCAGCGAAAATTCCTGGATCGTGGCGTGAGTTTGTAGCAGTTTCGTTGATTTCAAGCGCCCGTCCGGTTTCGTTGAACTGGTGAGCAAAAGAGTCGTACTTTCAGGCAAAGCGGAAATTGTTCGATCGAGTTCGCTCAAAACTTCTTCTGGACAGCGTTGTGCCAAAGTCGTATCCGCTAGCCAAACTAAGCGATTCCCCGATCCAAACGGTGGAGTCATCGCTTGATTGAGCGCCTGCACCACGGCATCACTTTGATCTGACGAAAATTTATCAAAATTAAAACTTTCCCACATTGGGTCAAGCGTCTTCTGCTTCAAGACTTTCACCGCTTGGGAAATCGCAAAACTATCCTCGCCCCAATAAAAGTAAATCCCCATACCGAACTCCGCTTTCCCCTAGCTTAGAGTAATCATTCATCGTTAAATCTCTCGGAGTAGGATGTCACTTTACCGTTAGATTTAAGAATGGATTTCTAATTTATCGATTTACGGCGCGAGGCGATCGCACATTGGACGAGAATTATCAAACTTTCCTCAATCGGGTGATGCGGCTGACGCTTCCAGACACTTACAAGTCTCAGGTGCAGCACATCCAGGAGTCCCCGAAGTTCCAGCGCTTAAACGGCGAATGGATTCCGACTCCGTTTCCAGGCTACACGGTGATTACGCCGCCAGGGTCAGAAGACGGCAAAAATCTGGGCATCTACGAATCTCTACATCGTTATCAGGAAAAGATCGCGGAAACGTTAGGGGATGAGATGTTCGCGCCGATTCCACCTGAGAGTTTTCATGTGACGATCGCAGATCTCATCTGGAATGGGGCTTATCTCCACGCAGCGGAATCTCCAGGGTTCGATGACCGATTGCGCGATCGTGTAGCGAGTAGCTTGCGTCAGAGTCAACCGATGAGTACTGGACAGTCCATTCGCTTCCAGGTGGTTGGATTAATGGTGATGGCACGTGCGATCTCAGTCTGTCTTGCCACGACCGATGACATGGGATACGAACGGATTTTGAAATTGCGTCGATCGATTTACCAAAATCCCGATTTGATCGAGATTGGCATCGAGCAGCAATATTACTTTACGCCGCATATCACGCTCGGATATTTCGGCAAGCTGTCTCCAGAGTTGGATCGCGATCGATTGAGCCAAACGTTCGATGAATTGCATCAAGACTGGCTAGAAAACTATCCCGATAACGAGTTCTGGATTCATCAAGCCGAATTCCGGCGGTTTAATAACATGGCGGAATATGTCCGAAATCCGGATTGGGCGACGTTTCAGTTTTGATTAGAAAGGTCGATCGTTCGATCGACCTTTTTCAAATTTGAGCTGGATCAATTCCCATTTGCCTCAATCGTTCTGCTAATTCATTTGCCCGCTGTTCTGCCAGATCTGCCCGTTCTCGTGCTTGCTGGAGTCGTTGATCTAACTCGTCATAGCTCAAAAACTTCTCACCATTCGGGCGATAAATTTGCATCGGGTTCAGTTGCACATCGAATCGAATCCCCAATCGAGGACTGGTATAGATGGAAAAATCTTGGATCTCTTCGAGAAAGACATCGTTTCGGAGCCAACCGCGCAATCGATTGGTATCCGGATCGTAGAGATAATATTCTTCAACTCCGTAGCGATCGTAAAACAATAATTTTTGATCCATCTCCTGCTGCGTATTGCCGGGAGACAAAATCTCAAAAACAACTTGAGGCGGAATGTTTCCCTCTCGGTGTTGAATGTAAGATCCTCGTGCTGCACCATTTACACCGAGCGGATCACCTTTTGGTCTGCCAAAAACAACCATCGCATCCGGCGCGACTCGAAGATTGACTTTCCCTTCAACAGGATACCAGAGCAAATCGCCTGCAACAAAGACATTTGGATTATCTTGAAACAAGAGGTCTAGATTTTTCTTGATCAACACAATCCATTCAAACTGCTTGGTATTATCCGCCATCGGCTTGCCGTCGCTTTCTGGATAGATAATATCCGATTTAATTTCAGCAACCATAAGCTACATCCAATCCACAGCAAATTTTCTTTCCAACAAGCCCAAACCGAGATCGTCTGAAGAGAGCGATCGTACTTCATACAATGCCATCATATCTTTCAAGCTCGGATTGCCGCGACTCGCTCCTGTCAAACCTTTCGCGATCAGTAAGCCACAGATTCCTTTGGTTTTCTTACACCGCTGATCCCATTTTTTCCGCGCTTGAACATGCGTCGGATCGTCTTCGTCAAACTCACCGAAGAGATGCAAGTCGCCGTTCTGAGTTTGAAGCAAGCCCAAATCATAGCGGCTACCCACAAACGGATCAGATCCAGGATTAAAGCAAATTCCGCCCAGTCCTCCAGAGGCTTCGATCTCATCAATCATTTGTTTGGCTTTTGGGCGAGAAGTTTGGATCAGAATGATGGGTAAACCGTCGCCTGCTTGGGTTGGGACATCAAGTTGGGAATGCTCAGCCGTCGATCGTAGTTGTTCGACAATTTCCCAAGGCACGACTCCGAGACTCAGAAAGGAATTTTCGGGGACCAAATCATCCCGAATCATCGGCATATCCCCAAGTTCCGGTTCATCGTCATCCACCATCGCATACAGTTCCTCTGCGACTTCAGGCAAGGTTGTGACTTTGACGGAAATCGTATCGCCTTCGGGAGAAGAAATCTTGAATTTGCTACTAAGAGCAGGAAAAGCATCGTTCATCAGTTTGCG
Coding sequences within it:
- a CDS encoding hypothetical protein (hypothetical protein glr1292;~similar to AA sequence:cyanobase_aa:LBDG_04300) — encoded protein: MTGQLLNSEEIVTELDISHLTIEDDTPVDNIQSEKQQRLLVEPLYSAKVLSSLFLVAANVGLFYKLKSDPVVPDVMLSLGIQCAEDFSQKANRSYFVWEFGKLPEVCIEIVSNAEGDELILSRKSQQKGKSIAKKELYSQIGIPYYVVFDPLQRIQGENEMNGAMLRVWSNFAGRCTELTARQGITEVGQWIWLEEVGLGLTLWSGQFEDDVMRLWLRWCDRTGQVVPTGAELAEIERQRAETERQRAEEAEAKAQRLAERLRSMGIDPDEV
- a CDS encoding DNA polymerase III subunit delta (similar to AA sequence:cyanobase_aa:LBDG_47740); protein product: MGIYFYWGEDSFAISQAVKVLKQKTLDPMWESFNFDKFSSDQSDAVVQALNQAMTPPFGSGNRLVWLADTTLAQRCPEEVLSELDRTISALPESTTLLLTSSTKPDGRLKSTKLLQTHATIQEFSLIPPWKTELIAKQVQQVAQELDLKLTSKAIDYVTEAVGNDTRQLYSELEKLKVFAGETKKPLDENAIAPLVTASTQSSLKLLAAIRQGKTAESLELVADLLRQNEPALRIVSTLVGQFRLRLWIKLMLESGERDDREIAKAAELNNPKQLYFLKQELFSTSVAQLQRVLPILLDLEFSLKRGSDETIALQTKTIELCQIFQRR
- a CDS encoding hypothetical protein (conserved hypothetical protein;~similar to AA sequence:cyanobase_aa:LBDG_47750), which gives rise to MDENYQTFLNRVMRLTLPDTYKSQVQHIQESPKFQRLNGEWIPTPFPGYTVITPPGSEDGKNLGIYESLHRYQEKIAETLGDEMFAPIPPESFHVTIADLIWNGAYLHAAESPGFDDRLRDRVASSLRQSQPMSTGQSIRFQVVGLMVMARAISVCLATTDDMGYERILKLRRSIYQNPDLIEIGIEQQYYFTPHITLGYFGKLSPELDRDRLSQTFDELHQDWLENYPDNEFWIHQAEFRRFNNMAEYVRNPDWATFQF
- a CDS encoding hypothetical protein (similar to AA sequence:cyanobase_aa:LBDG_18680); amino-acid sequence: MVAEIKSDIIYPESDGKPMADNTKQFEWIVLIKKNLDLLFQDNPNVFVAGDLLWYPVEGKVNLRVAPDAMVVFGRPKGDPLGVNGAARGSYIQHREGNIPPQVVFEILSPGNTQQEMDQKLLFYDRYGVEEYYLYDPDTNRLRGWLRNDVFLEEIQDFSIYTSPRLGIRFDVQLNPMQIYRPNGEKFLSYDELDQRLQQARERADLAEQRANELAERLRQMGIDPAQI